The genomic window TGAGTGCCACCCCTGGCTGAACCCCGACCCTATAGATCTCGGGACCGACGACCTCATAATAGGGCTGATCTCCGATTGGCCGATGTATCAGCAAATGCGGAGGAGCCAGAAGTCCGCTCGCCAAATTGACCTGCAATCGTGCAGTTCGCCCGGTCGTGTTCTCGCGATAGACAGTGAGTGCCAGAGTTTCTTCTCGAGCGCGGCTGAGGCGTATCATTTCAGTCCGTTGCACCACTGACCGGATTTATCCCCGCGTCGTCAAACCAATCCGACGCCAAATCGAGAAATTGGAGCTCCGCGCGCCTTAACCCGGCACGCCATCAGCTTGCCCGCCGAAACTCCGGTTTCGGATTTCCGCGTCAAGCCAGTCAGAAACAGTATATCGCCATCGCGGCCACCGAAACATGGCATGGTGGGCGCGGCCATCGGCAGGTCAATTCTTTGCAGGAGCGTACCGTCGGGAGCGAAGATGTGGATACAGCCGCCAGTGACGCCCGCGCTCCAATAATTGCCCTCGCTATCCACTGCCGCACCATCCGGCAATCCCTCTTCCACGGTCGGTGCCGCCAACAGGCGAGGTCTGGAAATGTTGCCGCTGGATGGATCAAAGTCCCACGTCTTTATGAAAGGTACGCGGGAATCGGCGTGATACATCGTTTGGTGGTCGGGACTCCAGGCGAGCCCGTTGGACACGTGAATATCCTCGATCATCCGGGTGCAGTTGCCATCGGGGGTGATGCGGTAAAGCGCGGCCGTCGGCTCGCTTGGGCGGACTACATGCATCGACCCGACCCAGAAGGCACCGTCTGGCCCGACCTTTCCATCATTCAACCTGTTCATTTCCCGATCCGTTTCCGGGGTGACAAGACGTTCCAGAGTGCCGTCAGCCGGTTGGAAGTAGCAGATATCCTTGCTTGTCGAAACAATGAGCCGTTCGTCCATGGTCAAGCCGATCGAGGTGACCGCGACCGGCATGTCATATCTCTCCAGCCGCTCCGTATCGGGATCGAAGGAGAAGATTGCGGGCAGAAGAATGTCGACGAACCACAAGAGACCGCGATCACTGTCCCAGACCGGACCTTCACCCAGAGGAGTCTCGATGTTGATACAGGAGGTGAATGTCGGTGGGTTCATGAACATTTGGCGCTCCAGCCCGCTCGCGTTTGATTGGATTTACATTCATTCGTACATTTTTGATATATCAAAATGATATTAATGGCGAATACGATATTGTCAGATTTAGGTCGAGCCTATATCGTATATCAAAATTTCCAATCCGATCTCGCAACGCTAGGCGGAGACCAATATGAAAAATCCGCTTCGAGCGCGCCTTCTTACCGGTCAGGCCAGCATCAACGGCTGGCTATCGATGCCGTGTGGATACAGCGCCGAATTGATGGCGAGATGCGGCTGGAACAGTCTGACGGTCGATTTGCAACACGGCGTGCAGGACTATGCTTCGCTCGTCGCGTGCTTCCAGGCCACAGACGCTTCGGGCATTCCAATGTTGGCCCGCGTGCCATCCAACGAAAGCGGTATTATTGGAAAGGTCCTCGATGCAGGCGCATGGGGCGTCATCTGCCCGATGATCAATTCCCGCGGGGACTGTGAGCGTTTTGTGGCGTCCTGCCTCTATCCGCCACTGGGACAGAGGTCCAATGGACCAAACCGCGCATCTGCTTTCGGAAGTCCGGATATGCCCTACCAGGGTTTTGCGAACGCGGAGATCCTGGTTCTGCCGATGATAGAGACGGTCGAGGCATTGGACGCGCTTGACGACATTCTTGATGTTCCAGGAGTCAGCGGTGCCTATGTCGGGCCGACCGACCTCGCTTTTTCGATGGGACAGGCGCCCGTCTTCGACAAGGCATCGCCCGAAATACTGGCGACCTATGAGCGTATCGTCAAGGCGGCTGAAAGTCGTGGCAAGTTTGCCGGAATTCACTGCATGTCGAGCGAGTACGCCTTGAAGATGGCAGGAATGGGCTTCCGCCTGATCACTGTAGCCAGCGATGCGGCGCTGATGACTATGTCAGCCCGAGATGTTGTCAGCCGGTTCCACGCCGGCATGGCGGGTAGCTGAATGACGGGCACTGCCTCCACACGTCTTTCAACGCTCGGGCTTACGCTTCCCAAGTTGCGGGCGCCCGTCGGTAACTTTGTCATGGCAAAGCGTCATCGCGATTTGCTCTATTTGTCCGGCCAAGGCCCTAATACAGAAGGAGCCGCCAGAATTTCGGGCAAGGTAGGCGACACCGTCAGCGTCGAAGAAGCCTATCAACATGCGCGCCTTGTGACACTTAATCTCCTGTCCGTCGCAGATAACCATCTTGGCTCTTTGGATCGCATCGACGCCATCATCAAAGTGCTCGGTTTCGTGAACGCGGCTCCGGATTTCACCGCCCATCCATCCGTTATCAACGGATGTTCCGATCTCTTGGTCGAGCTTTTTGGTCCGGACCACGGCAGCCACGCACGCTCGGCGATCGGTGCCGGCAGCTTGCCTGCACAGATCACTGTCGAGATTGAGATGATCGTGAGTTGCAGATGACAAAAGCCTCATCAAACCCGCATGTTTGTATCAATTGGGATGGCTCTGCATCCAGACAGATCAAGGTCTTGGTGCCCTGGCTGGGCAAGTGCATCAAACGGCGGCCGAATTCTACAATGTGGGATCTAGTTACCTCTATTTTGACATATCATAGGCCATATCGTTGGATAGGAATATGCAGCGTGCTCTCGGTAGCTGCCGGGCGCTTTGTTACGACAGTATTAGAAAACGTCTGCCTCTATTTCCTAACGTCGCTCGCTCTTAGGCGAGCGCCTACACACCACCATTTCGCAGATGACCGGCAGAGATTTTTACCGGCTCCTCCATTCCCTGAGCATTTGATGGTAATATGACTCTACAATTCGATAACGTTTTGGGCGCTCCGCGCCCCTGGGAGGCACCGCTTACCGCCTTGGAGAAAGGTGTCCCCGCCCTTCAAGCCCCGTTGCCGCTCGATCAGGTCGCCACGCAGAAATGGAATATTCTGGCTGAAGACGTGCCTTTGCCGGTCGCAATATTGCGTGAACGCGCGTTGCGGGCAAATAGCGCCTGGATGCGCGGTTATATCGAGCAGACGGGGGTCAGCATCGCGCCTCATGGCAAGACGTCGATGGCCCCCGCTCTCTACGACCTGCAAATCAGCGATGGCGCATGGGCGATCACCGTCTCAACGCCCCAGCATTTTGCGGTGGCGCGCGAATTTGGCTTCAAGCGCATCTTCATGGCCAACCAGTTGATCGGACGGCGTGGTATTGCCAACGTCATCGACGGTCTGAAAGCGTCTCCGGACCTCGCATTTTACTGCCTGGTCGATGACACCGCCAATGTGGCCGCGCTGGCGCGTGCGGTGCGCGAACGCGGACTTGGACGACCGCTCAACGTTCTCGTTGAACTTGGTTTCGAAGGAGGCCGAACAGGCTGCCGCTCCCTCGAAGCTGCGCTGCAGGTCGCGCACGCCGTCGCTGAGGAGGCTGACGCCCTGAACCTTGCCGGTGTTGAGGGGTTCGAAGGCTTGTTGCGGAACGATGGTGCGCCGGAAATCCTTGTGCAGGTCAACGCACTTCTTGACGGTATGGTCACCCTGGCGGAAACGGCTGACCGCGAAGGGTTGTTTGGCGATGGAGAAGTACTGCTGTCGGCGGGCGGTTCCTCTTACTACGATCTTGTAACCACCAAACTCTCTGCCGCGAAGCTCTCACGGGCTTTCCGTGTACTGATCCGGTCCGGCTGCTACATTACGCATGACTCTCACATGTATGTGCGGGCGCGTGACGCTTTGGCGCGGCGCGATCCTGCACTTGCGGCGACTGGCAACCTCGAACCCGCGCTGGAAGTATGGGCTTACGTGCAATCCCGCCCCGAGCCATGCAAGGCCATTGTTGGGTTCGGCAAACGAGACGCATCCTACGATGACCCGCCCATTGGCTTGAAATGGTTTCGTCCGGGCTTGCACGACAAACCGCAACCACTGCCTCCGGGCCATATCGTGCAACGTCTCAATGATCAGCATTGCCACCTTGAGATTCCGGCACAATCGCCTTTGCTAGTGGGCGACATGCTCGGTTTCGGGATATCGCACCCCTGCCTGACATTCGACAAATGGCGCGTGATGCATCTTGTTGATGAGGACTATCTCGTGACGGGCTCAATACGAACTTATTTCTGATCCAGTGGACCGGACACGCTTACGAGGGAAGCAAAGGATGACAAAGAGCAAGGTGATCATGATCACCGGCGGTGCAAGCGGAATTGGAACGACCGTCGCCGAGTTGGCGTTGGCAGCCGGCCATAGGGTCGTTATCGCCGATATCGACATCGCTCGCGCAGAGGATCTGGCGGTGCGACTTGGAGACCGAACATGGGCCGTGAAACTCGACATCACGTCGGAAGCCGAGTGGCAGTCGGCGCTTGACACGGTTTGGGCGCGTGAGGGCCGTCTCGATGTTTTGATTAACAACGCGGCGATCGTTCATGCCGGTTGGGCGCGCGACGTTCCGCTTTCCGGCCACCACGACACGATCCAGACGAATTGTCTCGGCGCGATCAACGGAATGATGACCGCTCTGCCGCGCTTCAAGCAACAGGGCTCCGGCCACCTCATCACCGTGGCCAGCATGGTTGCCTTCGTTCCCTATCCCGGTCTTGCAAGCTATGCTGCAGCAAAACATGCCTTGCGCGCATTCCATGTCGCGCTGGCAATCGAGGAAACTGCAAGCCCGGTGGCCTTTACGCTGGTTTATCCCGGCGCCACGGAAACACCGATGCTCGATAAGGAATCCAAGACAGACGCGCTTGCACTGGCCTTCGCGGGTGAGCCCTGCTCACCACAGGAAGTCGCCAGTCTCATCTTGGACGCCATTGAGACCCGACCCGAAGAAATCTATCTGCCACCCGAGCGCGGTGAGGCGGTGCGAAAGCTTGGCGTTGATATCAAAGAATTGCGCGAGCATGTCGAGAAGAACACAGCCATCGGCTGGGAAAGACTTCAAAAACGCAGACAAACCCACGATGGGGGAAGCTGAAAGCGTGTCGGTGGCCGCGCGCTGCCGGCTTTCGCCTCAACCTTTGGCACGTTTTGATTTACGAAAATCGCTTTTCTCTGTCTCTTCCATCTGGCGCAGGATGCGATAGGAGCCTTCGCGCAAGTCCTGGACAAGCAGTTCGCCAGTATCGGCGGGAGAACGGCGCTCAAGCGCGTCGATGACCAGCAAATGCGGATGCATATCCGATGATGCTTCGCGGACATTCGGATATTGCGAATTGACAATCGGTCCCGCGAGCAGCCAGAGGTTTTCGATCACCCGGACGAGCACCGGATTCTGGGACGCATTGTAGATCGCGAAATGAAAATTCTGGTTCGCTATCAGCGCATCGCGCCACTGTTCATCCGCCTCTCCCTGCTGAAACCGCCTGTGGTATTCGCGAAGCGCCTCGATTTCCTCGGCCGTTATATGAACTGCGGCAAGTTCACCTGCCAACCGCTCCAAGGGAAGTCGGGTTTCTCGGATGTTGAGATAGACCGGAACGTCGAGCACGGGAACACGCGGCTGATACCCCGGTCGCAGCTCAAGCGCTCCCTCGCGAACGAGCTGGAAAATCGCTTCTCTTACAGGGGTAGGGGAAGTGTTGAACTCGGATGCGAGACGCCGGATCGATAAACGCATGCCAGGCGGGTGGAGTCCGGACATAAGCTCTAGACGCAAATGAGCGTAAATTCGCTCAGAAAGACTATTCCTCGACAGGTCCAAAGTATTCTCGTTCGCGGAAATCGCACCGCTTCGCGTTTGACCCACGACAAGCCCTAGCTCTTATTGCACACAACGGATCATCTGGTATCACGAATGCCGGCTTTTCGCAAAGCTATGGCCTTCGCCTGACTTTGATATTGGGCTGAATAAACAGCGCCCAGACTTGTTGGAATGCAGGGCCTCGCTCCGCACCTTGGCAGGCTTCCTGTATTGCACCGACCTGGCCGTTTTCAATCCGTGACGAACTATCGCCGGTATTGTGAGGGGCCTTCTTGCGCGGTGCGCCGTTGATCTGACAACAGGCACGCGTTTTTGGTCCGAAGCTCAAGGCACGGAACTTCGGCAATCACACCACAGAAGCAAAGATCGGCATCTGTGCTCTCAACCAGATGAGCCAACTCGGCCATCCGGTGTTCAAGCCCGTGGCCTGAAAAATCTGAAGGTGGGGTTATCTCGTCCCAAATTTGACCCGTGCAACAAAGCCGTTTGCTGCCGCCTTGTCAAAGCACAGGACCTCGCAAATCCGGTTTGCCGTGATGCGGGGTTCGGCGCTGCCCAAACCGAAGTTCTGGCGGTAGACTGCTGAAGTCTTGCGGATCCAGGCACAGCTGACGGCATTGAGCAGGAAAGGCAGTACTTGTTGATATCCAAAATGGTGATGTCTTGACACAACTTGACCTGAGCCTCGCGTCTGGCCGTCTCATTCTCAGCTGTCATCCTGTTTCCGTCATATCCCTGTTAACTCAGGCTTAGGTCATATCCTCCCCGCTCGAGCATGTCACGAGAGCAAGGCTCTCTGGAAGCCAGCACCTTGCGCGCCTTCATGTGGTTTTTTGCATCATTGATCGTCTCGACCGCTGTCAAGATGCCTTCAGAGAACCGAAACACGGCTGTTTCTCCCACCGGAATGCTTTCGTCTTCCGGCCCCGACAACCCGGCAATCTGCAGTTTCCAATTGGCTTGATCCGACCAGAACCAGGGAACGGCAGTGTAGCCAGAAAGGTCCCCCTTCACGAGACGCCGTGCAATGAGACGGGCATGATCGGTCGCTGCCTGAACGCTCTCAAGGCGAACGGATCGTCCAGTACGCGGGTCGGGAAACGAAGCGCAATCTCCAAGCGCGGAGATATTCGGATCCAAAGTCAGGAGATACTGGTCGACGATAATCCCGTTTTCGACAGACAGTCTGGCATCTTCGGCAAGCTTTACGTTCGGCCGAACACCCGCCGCCAACAAAACCAGATCCGCTTCCACGTCTTCGCCGTTCGAGACTGTCACCGATGTATCGGAGATATGAGCAACGGACGCACCAAGAAGGATGCGTGTTCCAAGCGCGCGATGAAAGTCGAGAAATCTAGCCGACATCGCGTGAGAAACGGCTCTCGAAAGAAGTCTTGGTGCCGTTTCCACCACGGTCACATCATGGCCCGACGCCCTTGCCACCGCAGCAAATTCCAGCCCGATGAACCCACCCCCGATAACCGCAATACGCCGAGAGCGGTCAAGCCCCTCGCGCAGACGCTTCGCATCCTCCAGCGTTCTCAGGTCAAGCGCTCTTTCGAGCCCGTTTATAGGCGGACGGAAGTTGGATGTGCCGGTTGCGAGTATCAGGTGATCGAACTCATATGCCTGTTCGCTGGCGATGACCTTTCTTCCGGCGCGATCGAGACGATTAACGGTCGTTTTGGCGATCAACTCGATCCTGTTCTTCTCGAAGAATGCTGATGGCCTGAGGGTCAGTCCCTCCACGTCGCCCGTCTTGAGATAGGCCTTGGATAGCGGGGGACGCTGGTAAGGCAGGCCGGGCTCATCCCCGATCAGGGTGATACTTCCTTCAAAGCCTTCCTGGCGTAGGCTGATAGCGACCTGCAGCCCACCCTGCCCAGCTCCGACGATAACGACCCGGCTTTGAGATGAAGTCACCCCTGCTCCTCCGGCAAATGGATGATGAGCCCTTCAAGCTCCTCATCGCTTGTCCAGACCGTCAAATCACCACGCCGTCTCAGGCTTTCATTGTGCTTATGCCGCATCCACAACATCCTGAGATCAAAACGCGGGCCTGTTATCAGATCAACGACGATCCGCGCAACAAGGCCTCTAAAGTGCAAGAACAACGCTGGAACCATAGAGCGCCAGTCGTGTTTGAAAAACGATCTCTCGTGATCACACCGTCTGCGGCGCATCTTTCCTGAGCCTCACGGGAAAGACTTTCAACTGCGACAGCTTGTGCGACGGATACCAGACAGCAGGGTTATTCCCTGGCTCACAGATCACACCGTTAGCTTCAAATTCCTCGATCATGACCCTGACGAGCATCACCCCGACATATCGGCCCGGGCAAATGTGGATGCCGCCACCGAACGTCGTCAATCCGGCCGGAGGTCGGTTGGGGTTGAAGACTTCCGGATCCGCAAAAGTCGCCGGGTCATAATTCCCGGCTCCCCACATCATGGAGATCATGTTGCCAGCCGGAATGATGAGATCGTCGTAGTGAAAATCACGGAGCGAAAACCTGGGTAGGAATAGGACAGGAGGGTTAAGACGCAAAGCCTCGGCAATTGCTCTCGGGACAAGTTCAGGCGTCTGCCGCACCAGTTCCATTGCATTTGGAGTTGATGCCAGCGCGAAAACCG from Martelella sp. NC20 includes these protein-coding regions:
- a CDS encoding SMP-30/gluconolactonase/LRE family protein, whose product is MFMNPPTFTSCINIETPLGEGPVWDSDRGLLWFVDILLPAIFSFDPDTERLERYDMPVAVTSIGLTMDERLIVSTSKDICYFQPADGTLERLVTPETDREMNRLNDGKVGPDGAFWVGSMHVVRPSEPTAALYRITPDGNCTRMIEDIHVSNGLAWSPDHQTMYHADSRVPFIKTWDFDPSSGNISRPRLLAAPTVEEGLPDGAAVDSEGNYWSAGVTGGCIHIFAPDGTLLQRIDLPMAAPTMPCFGGRDGDILFLTGLTRKSETGVSAGKLMACRVKARGAPISRFGVGLV
- a CDS encoding HpcH/HpaI aldolase family protein, whose product is MKNPLRARLLTGQASINGWLSMPCGYSAELMARCGWNSLTVDLQHGVQDYASLVACFQATDASGIPMLARVPSNESGIIGKVLDAGAWGVICPMINSRGDCERFVASCLYPPLGQRSNGPNRASAFGSPDMPYQGFANAEILVLPMIETVEALDALDDILDVPGVSGAYVGPTDLAFSMGQAPVFDKASPEILATYERIVKAAESRGKFAGIHCMSSEYALKMAGMGFRLITVASDAALMTMSARDVVSRFHAGMAGS
- a CDS encoding RidA family protein yields the protein MTGTASTRLSTLGLTLPKLRAPVGNFVMAKRHRDLLYLSGQGPNTEGAARISGKVGDTVSVEEAYQHARLVTLNLLSVADNHLGSLDRIDAIIKVLGFVNAAPDFTAHPSVINGCSDLLVELFGPDHGSHARSAIGAGSLPAQITVEIEMIVSCR
- a CDS encoding amino acid deaminase, with the translated sequence MEKGVPALQAPLPLDQVATQKWNILAEDVPLPVAILRERALRANSAWMRGYIEQTGVSIAPHGKTSMAPALYDLQISDGAWAITVSTPQHFAVAREFGFKRIFMANQLIGRRGIANVIDGLKASPDLAFYCLVDDTANVAALARAVRERGLGRPLNVLVELGFEGGRTGCRSLEAALQVAHAVAEEADALNLAGVEGFEGLLRNDGAPEILVQVNALLDGMVTLAETADREGLFGDGEVLLSAGGSSYYDLVTTKLSAAKLSRAFRVLIRSGCYITHDSHMYVRARDALARRDPALAATGNLEPALEVWAYVQSRPEPCKAIVGFGKRDASYDDPPIGLKWFRPGLHDKPQPLPPGHIVQRLNDQHCHLEIPAQSPLLVGDMLGFGISHPCLTFDKWRVMHLVDEDYLVTGSIRTYF
- a CDS encoding SDR family oxidoreductase; protein product: MTKSKVIMITGGASGIGTTVAELALAAGHRVVIADIDIARAEDLAVRLGDRTWAVKLDITSEAEWQSALDTVWAREGRLDVLINNAAIVHAGWARDVPLSGHHDTIQTNCLGAINGMMTALPRFKQQGSGHLITVASMVAFVPYPGLASYAAAKHALRAFHVALAIEETASPVAFTLVYPGATETPMLDKESKTDALALAFAGEPCSPQEVASLILDAIETRPEEIYLPPERGEAVRKLGVDIKELREHVEKNTAIGWERLQKRRQTHDGGS
- a CDS encoding GntR family transcriptional regulator, producing MGQTRSGAISANENTLDLSRNSLSERIYAHLRLELMSGLHPPGMRLSIRRLASEFNTSPTPVREAIFQLVREGALELRPGYQPRVPVLDVPVYLNIRETRLPLERLAGELAAVHITAEEIEALREYHRRFQQGEADEQWRDALIANQNFHFAIYNASQNPVLVRVIENLWLLAGPIVNSQYPNVREASSDMHPHLLVIDALERRSPADTGELLVQDLREGSYRILRQMEETEKSDFRKSKRAKG
- a CDS encoding NAD(P)/FAD-dependent oxidoreductase, coding for MTSSQSRVVIVGAGQGGLQVAISLRQEGFEGSITLIGDEPGLPYQRPPLSKAYLKTGDVEGLTLRPSAFFEKNRIELIAKTTVNRLDRAGRKVIASEQAYEFDHLILATGTSNFRPPINGLERALDLRTLEDAKRLREGLDRSRRIAVIGGGFIGLEFAAVARASGHDVTVVETAPRLLSRAVSHAMSARFLDFHRALGTRILLGASVAHISDTSVTVSNGEDVEADLVLLAAGVRPNVKLAEDARLSVENGIIVDQYLLTLDPNISALGDCASFPDPRTGRSVRLESVQAATDHARLIARRLVKGDLSGYTAVPWFWSDQANWKLQIAGLSGPEDESIPVGETAVFRFSEGILTAVETINDAKNHMKARKVLASREPCSRDMLERGGYDLSLS